From the genome of Lotus japonicus ecotype B-129 chromosome 6, LjGifu_v1.2, one region includes:
- the LOC130722636 gene encoding uncharacterized protein At5g43822 isoform X1, whose protein sequence is MTQAIMALTMEAMVKKFQSKFRKVREEMNQWNELQSCLISQFRNASYIVERLEVLQNSHNYGVLKCVSGVREALLAKQIESLVNILVSMKKTLEDFHCVVLSLEKIHREGRQLVKGGSSRPTIKQLQQRVGIKPTLNDCLDGLLFLHEIHNSEYLLKSSVVSALSAMALKPSASDLGALQQLLVDQPNLLTEEVQFVFDVIFAEELS, encoded by the exons ATGACCCAAGCGATTATGGCTTTGACAATGGAAGCCATGGTGAAAAAGTTTCAGTCAAAATTCAGAAAAGTCAGGGAAGAAATGAATCAGTGGAATGAGCTTCAGTCGTGCTTAATTTCACAGTTTAGAAATGCTTCCTATATTGTTGAAAGGTTAGAG GTGCTCCAAAATTCCCACAATTATGGTGTTCTGAAGTGTGTCAGTGGTGTAAGAGAAGCTCTTTTGGCAAAGCAGATTGAATCTTTGGTGAACATTTTGGTCTCCATGAAAAAGACTTT GGAAGACTTTCATTGTGTTGTCTTATCTCTTGAGAAAATTCATCGTGAAGGTAGACAACTAGTTAAAGGTGGTTCTTCTCGCCCAACCATTAAACAACTGCAGCAGCGAGTTGGCATTAAACCCACACTTAATGATTGCTTGGATGGGCTGTTGTTTCTACATGAAATACACAACTCTGA GTATTTATTAAAATCATCAGTGGTCTCAGCTTTATCAGCAATGGCCTTAAAACCCAG TGCCAGTGATCTTGGTGCATTGCAACAACTCTTGGTTGATCAACCTAATCTCCTTACTGAGGAAG TTCAATTTGTATTTGATGTAATATTTGCTGAAGAACTATCTTGA
- the LOC130722636 gene encoding uncharacterized protein At5g43822 isoform X2 has translation MALTMEAMVKKFQSKFRKVREEMNQWNELQSCLISQFRNASYIVERLEVLQNSHNYGVLKCVSGVREALLAKQIESLVNILVSMKKTLEDFHCVVLSLEKIHREGRQLVKGGSSRPTIKQLQQRVGIKPTLNDCLDGLLFLHEIHNSEYLLKSSVVSALSAMALKPSASDLGALQQLLVDQPNLLTEEVQFVFDVIFAEELS, from the exons ATGGCTTTGACAATGGAAGCCATGGTGAAAAAGTTTCAGTCAAAATTCAGAAAAGTCAGGGAAGAAATGAATCAGTGGAATGAGCTTCAGTCGTGCTTAATTTCACAGTTTAGAAATGCTTCCTATATTGTTGAAAGGTTAGAG GTGCTCCAAAATTCCCACAATTATGGTGTTCTGAAGTGTGTCAGTGGTGTAAGAGAAGCTCTTTTGGCAAAGCAGATTGAATCTTTGGTGAACATTTTGGTCTCCATGAAAAAGACTTT GGAAGACTTTCATTGTGTTGTCTTATCTCTTGAGAAAATTCATCGTGAAGGTAGACAACTAGTTAAAGGTGGTTCTTCTCGCCCAACCATTAAACAACTGCAGCAGCGAGTTGGCATTAAACCCACACTTAATGATTGCTTGGATGGGCTGTTGTTTCTACATGAAATACACAACTCTGA GTATTTATTAAAATCATCAGTGGTCTCAGCTTTATCAGCAATGGCCTTAAAACCCAG TGCCAGTGATCTTGGTGCATTGCAACAACTCTTGGTTGATCAACCTAATCTCCTTACTGAGGAAG TTCAATTTGTATTTGATGTAATATTTGCTGAAGAACTATCTTGA